A stretch of the Agelaius phoeniceus isolate bAgePho1 chromosome 1, bAgePho1.hap1, whole genome shotgun sequence genome encodes the following:
- the PRELID3A gene encoding PRELI domain containing protein 3A isoform X2, with protein sequence MKIWSSEHVFGHPWDTVIKAAMRKYPNPMNPCVVGVDVLDRSLDNQGRLHSHRLLSTEWGLPSIVKAILGTSRTLTYIEEHSVVDPVEKKMELCSTNITLTNLVSVDERLVYTPHPENPEKTVLTQEAIITVKGISLSSYLESLMANTISSNARKGWDAIEWIIQNSESALS encoded by the exons ATGAAGATCTGGAGCTCGGAGCACGTGTTTGG GCATCCCTGGGATACTGTGATCAAAGCTGCTATGAGGAAGTACCCCAACCCCATGAATCCCTGTGTGGTAGGAGTAGATGTCCTCGACAGGAGCCTGGATAACCAGGGGAGGCTGCACAGTCACCGTCTGCTCAGCACGGAGTGGGGATTGCCCAGTATTGTCAAAGCG atATTAGGAACAAGTAGAACTCTGACTTACATAGAGGAGCATTCTGTGGTAGATCCAGTGGAAAAGAAGATGGAGCTTTGCTCAACTAAT aTTACACTCACAAACTTGGTGTCTGTTGACGAGAGACTGGTTTACACACCTCACCCAGAAAACCCGGAAAA GACTGTGCTAACCCAAGAAGCAATTATTACTGTTAAAGGCATTAGCTTGAGCAGTTATCTGGAAAGCTTGATGGCAAATACAATATCTTCTAATGCCAGAAAG GGGTGGGATGCTATTGAGTGGATAATTCAAAATTCTGAGAGTGCTCTAAGCTAG